A stretch of the Candidatus Jettenia sp. AMX2 genome encodes the following:
- the tsaE gene encoding tRNA (adenosine(37)-N6)-threonylcarbamoyltransferase complex ATPase subunit type 1 TsaE: MKEVKFTFKSKNADETIKFGERLGRLLAPGDVIAFIGDLGAGKTTLIKGIVLGLGVDNRRAVKSPTFSLVNIYKGRLPVYHFDAYRLESIQEMIDIGSDEMIFGKGVSLIEWADKVYSSLPKEYIKITLTAISENKRNIEVCGFGDYYCEMLYKNWNNLIVKEFSF; encoded by the coding sequence ATGAAAGAAGTAAAATTTACCTTTAAAAGTAAAAATGCGGATGAAACAATAAAGTTTGGAGAAAGACTCGGCAGATTGTTAGCGCCGGGAGACGTTATTGCCTTTATTGGAGATTTAGGCGCCGGGAAAACAACCCTTATAAAGGGTATTGTTCTGGGACTTGGTGTAGATAACAGACGAGCTGTAAAAAGCCCCACTTTTTCATTGGTCAACATTTATAAGGGACGGCTTCCGGTCTATCATTTCGATGCATACCGGCTGGAAAGCATTCAGGAAATGATTGATATCGGAAGCGACGAAATGATCTTTGGAAAGGGTGTATCCCTTATAGAATGGGCGGATAAGGTATATAGTTCTCTGCCAAAAGAATACATAAAAATAACCTTAACAGCTATCTCTGAAAATAAAAGGAATATAGAAGTCTGCGGCTTCGGAGATTATTACTGTGAGATGTTGTATAAGAACTGGAATAATTTAATTGTTAAGGAATTCTCATTTTAA
- a CDS encoding thiamine-phosphate kinase — protein sequence MGEFSFIKWIRERQKRHKDVIVGIGDDCAVIDVSSDRFCLITTDMMVEGTHFDLKKCTIRDVGRKAIACNISDVAAMGCKATVAIVSVCFPDHTPEKFARELYKGIWDIADKYNIEIAGGDIISGHGPLCINVALLGKDEGLKPVCRSGAKVGDMILVTGTLGGSLLGKHLHFDPRVKEGILLNRHFTIHAMIDISDGLTADLNHILEESHKGAILYEEKIPVSKAAEEMAKKTGNTPLHHALFDGEDYELVVVLSKKQAKKVTESNLFPENTFSCIGEIVGGSGIKMKHPNGALKHIKPHGYEHLRS from the coding sequence ATGGGTGAATTTTCATTTATAAAATGGATACGGGAAAGGCAGAAGAGACACAAAGATGTTATTGTAGGCATCGGAGATGACTGCGCTGTAATAGACGTCTCTTCTGACAGATTCTGTCTTATTACAACAGATATGATGGTGGAGGGCACACATTTTGACCTTAAAAAGTGTACCATACGTGATGTTGGGAGAAAGGCTATTGCATGCAATATTAGCGATGTGGCGGCAATGGGTTGTAAGGCAACAGTTGCCATTGTTTCTGTTTGCTTTCCTGATCATACTCCTGAGAAGTTTGCAAGGGAATTATATAAGGGTATATGGGATATTGCAGATAAATATAATATTGAGATTGCAGGTGGTGATATTATCAGCGGTCACGGTCCCTTATGCATTAATGTTGCCCTGCTGGGCAAAGATGAAGGCTTAAAACCGGTCTGCCGATCAGGTGCAAAGGTTGGCGATATGATCCTCGTAACGGGCACCTTAGGGGGATCTCTCCTGGGCAAGCACCTGCATTTTGATCCCCGTGTAAAGGAAGGAATACTTCTGAACAGGCATTTTACCATACATGCCATGATCGATATCAGTGATGGGTTAACCGCAGATTTGAACCATATTTTAGAAGAAAGTCATAAAGGAGCTATTCTCTATGAGGAAAAGATTCCTGTTTCAAAAGCGGCAGAAGAAATGGCAAAAAAAACGGGAAATACACCCCTTCACCATGCATTATTCGATGGTGAAGATTATGAATTGGTGGTAGTATTGTCAAAAAAACAGGCAAAGAAAGTTACGGAGTCGAATCTGTTTCCGGAAAACACCTTCAGTTGTATCGGAGAAATCGTTGGTGGGAGCGGGATAAAGATGAAACATCCAAATGGTGCGCTCAAACACATAAAACCACATGGCTACGAACACTTAAGATCGTAA
- a CDS encoding methionine synthase — protein sequence MANTFKGNFSATAIGSLPHTEVKTACKLMLKSLPDIPCWPQLPKYSMREDMLIQYTEGLPCSKIDPEGKTIMIDVSLDTSGALETFYDAYLQNNPDLFRMSPENAVGFYEMIELLNTIPQRSFRAVKGQVAGPITLAGSLKLSTGITALYHEEFFDVIIKLLAMKAYWQFKKLSPYGVPVIIFVDEPYLTSFGSAFMNISREKAINALNEIYETVQNHGGLTGTHCCGNTDWAMLMESRVNIVSFDAYEFMDKYLMYWREIKTFLGRGGYLAWGIVPTSSKITDVTLDELVKKLKEGIQFLTDKGLPEAYIKEQSIITPSCGTGTLTINEAEKVMTLTYELSEVMKKDSLPK from the coding sequence ATGGCGAATACTTTCAAAGGTAATTTTTCTGCCACTGCAATTGGCAGCCTTCCGCATACAGAAGTTAAAACTGCCTGTAAACTTATGCTTAAGTCACTTCCTGATATCCCCTGCTGGCCTCAATTGCCCAAATACAGCATGCGGGAAGATATGTTGATTCAATACACGGAAGGGTTGCCATGTTCCAAAATAGATCCGGAGGGGAAGACAATAATGATAGATGTTTCCCTGGACACGTCGGGTGCACTGGAAACCTTTTATGATGCATATCTTCAAAACAATCCTGACTTGTTCCGGATGAGCCCTGAAAATGCAGTGGGATTTTACGAAATGATTGAACTGCTTAATACAATACCGCAAAGATCTTTTCGTGCCGTAAAAGGACAGGTTGCCGGCCCGATTACCCTTGCCGGTTCTTTGAAACTGTCCACCGGTATCACAGCCCTTTATCATGAGGAATTTTTTGATGTGATTATTAAGCTATTAGCGATGAAAGCCTATTGGCAGTTTAAAAAACTATCACCGTACGGAGTACCGGTCATTATCTTTGTAGATGAACCGTATCTTACCAGTTTTGGTTCGGCATTCATGAATATCAGCCGGGAAAAGGCAATCAATGCACTGAATGAAATATATGAAACCGTTCAAAACCATGGAGGATTGACAGGAACTCATTGCTGCGGTAATACCGACTGGGCCATGCTTATGGAATCCAGAGTAAACATCGTAAGTTTTGATGCCTATGAATTTATGGACAAATATCTGATGTACTGGCGTGAGATAAAGACATTTCTTGGCAGAGGAGGCTATTTAGCCTGGGGCATTGTTCCTACTTCTTCTAAGATAACAGACGTAACATTAGACGAGTTGGTAAAAAAACTTAAAGAAGGTATTCAATTTTTGACAGATAAAGGTCTGCCGGAGGCGTATATTAAGGAACAGTCAATCATAACCCCCAGTTGCGGGACAGGAACATTAACCATTAATGAAGCAGAGAAGGTGATGACATTAACTTATGAACTATCTGAAGTAATGAAAAAGGACTCATTACCAAAATAG
- a CDS encoding DUF433 domain-containing protein, translating to MFDRITFDLKIMGGRACIRGMRIPVSVIAGQIAHGASFEEILEGYPDLEKEDIQQAIEYAAWLAQEEVHSI from the coding sequence ATGTTTGACAGAATTACCTTTGATTTAAAAATTATGGGTGGACGCGCATGTATTAGAGGGATGCGGATCCCTGTATCCGTCATCGCAGGACAAATAGCCCATGGCGCCTCTTTTGAAGAGATTCTGGAAGGTTATCCGGATTTGGAAAAGGAAGATATTCAGCAAGCAATAGAATATGCGGCATGGCTGGCCCAGGAAGAGGTTCATTCAATATAG
- a CDS encoding nucleotidyltransferase family protein, protein MTVNKLLNEKREEILHIAEKHGAYNVRIFGSATRGDFTEESDIDLLVEVGEQTSPWFPAGLVDELQRLLGRPVDVVTEDGLYWLLRRKILKEAKPL, encoded by the coding sequence ATGACAGTAAATAAATTGCTAAATGAAAAACGTGAAGAAATCCTGCATATAGCAGAGAAGCACGGCGCATACAATGTCCGCATCTTTGGGTCTGCCACACGGGGAGATTTTACGGAAGAGAGCGATATTGACCTGCTGGTAGAGGTTGGAGAGCAAACCAGCCCCTGGTTTCCCGCCGGGTTAGTGGATGAACTTCAACGTTTACTTGGCCGTCCGGTAGATGTGGTCACAGAGGACGGCCTCTATTGGTTGTTACGCCGGAAAATTCTTAAGGAGGCAAAACCATTATGA
- a CDS encoding DUF86 domain-containing protein, with product MKKDPRIYLAHILECAEKIERYIKGGEKAFFTDTIIQDAVIRNFEVIGEAVKRIPADLRQQYPDVPWDLMAGFRDVLIHNYEGVDLKRVWKIAKHDLPPVKKVVSAILPPLARLEQELAGEENAGGKGGELI from the coding sequence ATGAAGAAAGACCCTCGAATTTATCTTGCCCATATTCTGGAGTGCGCTGAGAAGATCGAACGGTATATCAAGGGCGGCGAAAAGGCATTCTTCACCGATACCATAATTCAGGATGCAGTAATACGGAACTTCGAGGTCATTGGCGAGGCAGTGAAGCGCATTCCGGCAGACCTTCGTCAACAATATCCGGATGTACCGTGGGATTTAATGGCTGGCTTTCGGGACGTGTTGATCCATAACTACGAGGGGGTTGATCTGAAACGGGTATGGAAGATCGCTAAACATGACCTGCCTCCGGTAAAAAAAGTTGTTTCTGCCATATTGCCTCCGCTTGCCAGACTTGAGCAAGAATTGGCCGGTGAAGAAAATGCGGGCGGGAAGGGAGGTGAGTTAATATGA
- a CDS encoding macro domain-containing protein: protein MVKVLIGEIFDSKAQTIVNTVNCVGIMGKGIALEFKKRFPEMFADYQKRCIRHEVKLGQPYLYKTMLPPWILNFPTKDHWRSVSRLEDIIKGLEYLIAHYKEWGIKSLAVPPLGCGHGQLEWIIVGPTLYRYLSKLDIPVELFAPYGTPHEELQLDFLNGKSDKEISPSPMPEPKWIEPSWVALVEIIKRIEEQPYHWPVGRTIFQKIAFVATEEGLPTGLHYQRGNYGTFAPELKKVTSRLVNNGLIEESKLGDMISVKVGTTFHDARKAYLKYIEQWNEIIEKVVTSL, encoded by the coding sequence ATGGTTAAGGTTTTAATAGGCGAAATTTTTGATTCTAAGGCACAAACCATTGTAAATACTGTTAACTGCGTTGGCATTATGGGAAAGGGAATTGCCCTTGAATTCAAGAAACGTTTCCCTGAGATGTTTGCTGATTACCAAAAACGGTGTATCAGGCATGAAGTAAAACTTGGCCAGCCTTATCTTTATAAGACCATGTTGCCACCCTGGATATTGAATTTCCCGACGAAAGACCACTGGCGTTCAGTTTCCAGACTCGAGGATATTATTAAGGGACTTGAATATCTGATAGCTCATTATAAGGAATGGGGTATTAAATCACTGGCAGTTCCACCGCTTGGGTGTGGTCATGGTCAACTTGAATGGATAATTGTTGGGCCAACCCTATATCGATACCTGAGTAAACTGGATATTCCTGTTGAACTTTTTGCCCCTTATGGTACACCCCATGAAGAACTTCAACTCGATTTTCTCAATGGTAAATCAGATAAGGAAATATCCCCATCGCCTATGCCAGAGCCAAAATGGATTGAACCATCATGGGTAGCTCTTGTTGAGATTATAAAGCGGATTGAGGAGCAGCCGTATCATTGGCCCGTAGGAAGAACGATATTTCAAAAGATAGCATTTGTTGCCACCGAGGAAGGACTCCCAACAGGACTTCATTATCAGAGGGGAAATTATGGCACATTTGCACCAGAATTAAAAAAGGTGACTTCGAGGCTGGTTAATAATGGGCTTATTGAAGAAAGTAAGCTTGGAGATATGATTTCTGTAAAGGTAGGTACTACTTTTCATGATGCCAGGAAGGCCTATCTGAAGTATATCGAGCAGTGGAATGAAATTATTGAAAAGGTCGTAACCTCTTTATGA
- a CDS encoding D-glycerate dehydrogenase — protein sequence MPFNIYITRQIPEEGITTLKKFCETVEINPYDRSLTYDELLKNVKGRDAVLTMLSDRIDARLIQEAAETSQGGKGKTGLKIIANYAVGYDNIDISTATANGIVVTNTPGVLTDSTADMAWVLLFSITRRIVEGDRLTRSGKFSGWAPMLLLGSDIKEKTLGIVGAGRIGTAMAVRSQGWNMKVLYTTQSRRNTVLEESLGAKRVDLETLLKESDFISVHTPLSEKTKHLIGAKELLLMKKTAYLINTARGSVIDEVALVHALKNKLIAGAGLDVYEDEPRLKPGLAELDNVVLAPHLGSATVETRTRMSVMAAEDIIAVLNGQKPKNCVNPEVLL from the coding sequence ATGCCATTTAATATCTACATTACACGGCAAATCCCTGAGGAAGGAATTACGACACTGAAGAAGTTTTGTGAAACAGTGGAAATAAATCCATACGATAGATCACTAACCTATGATGAACTTCTTAAAAATGTGAAGGGCAGAGATGCAGTGCTTACAATGCTTTCGGACAGAATAGATGCGCGTTTGATACAGGAGGCAGCAGAAACCTCCCAAGGCGGTAAAGGGAAAACAGGCTTGAAAATTATTGCAAATTATGCTGTGGGATATGACAATATCGATATCAGTACTGCTACTGCTAATGGTATCGTGGTAACAAATACCCCTGGCGTTCTGACGGATAGTACGGCAGATATGGCCTGGGTATTGCTTTTTTCGATAACCCGGAGGATTGTTGAGGGTGATAGACTTACCCGTAGCGGTAAATTTAGCGGTTGGGCGCCCATGCTTCTGCTAGGCAGTGACATCAAGGAAAAAACCTTAGGCATTGTCGGTGCAGGAAGGATTGGAACAGCAATGGCCGTGCGGTCACAGGGATGGAATATGAAGGTTCTTTATACTACACAGAGCAGGAGGAATACCGTATTGGAAGAGAGTCTCGGTGCTAAAAGAGTAGACCTGGAAACATTATTAAAGGAGTCTGATTTCATTTCTGTTCATACCCCTCTCTCTGAAAAAACGAAACACCTGATTGGTGCAAAGGAACTTTTATTAATGAAAAAAACAGCCTATCTCATTAATACTGCAAGAGGGTCCGTAATTGATGAGGTGGCTTTGGTACATGCGTTGAAGAATAAACTTATTGCCGGGGCAGGGTTGGATGTCTACGAGGATGAACCACGGCTGAAACCCGGGCTGGCAGAGCTTGATAACGTTGTGCTTGCGCCCCATCTCGGCAGTGCTACGGTTGAAACACGCACCAGGATGTCTGTCATGGCCGCTGAGGATATCATTGCAGTATTAAACGGACAAAAGCCGAAAAATTGTGTAAATCCAGAGGTGCTTCTTTAG
- a CDS encoding cation diffusion facilitator family transporter produces MILVSVITGGIFIVEVIGGIVTNSLALLSDAAHMLTHIFALLVSLFALVFAGMPPTLKKTYGFYRLEILAALFNGIALFAITLWIFYEAYHRFKHPEVIDSGMMFIVAAVGLTANIVCAYILMSGGSEHGHSLNIKSVIMHLLGDTISSVGVIAGAVIIHYTDWYIVDPLISVLLCILILVWAYKLIMESVDILLEATPKDIDIDKVVASLKQIPGIDSVHDMHVWTITSGMYSMSAHIDTKDMMISETTRLSKEINHVLNEKFKIGHTVIQFGCECKVNNERNNHNHNHA; encoded by the coding sequence TTGATCCTGGTAAGTGTTATAACAGGCGGTATCTTTATTGTTGAGGTCATTGGCGGTATTGTTACAAACAGTCTTGCCCTGCTAAGTGATGCAGCACATATGCTTACCCATATATTTGCCCTGTTAGTGAGTCTGTTTGCCTTAGTATTCGCAGGCATGCCGCCAACCCTTAAAAAAACATATGGCTTTTACCGTTTAGAGATACTGGCGGCATTATTTAATGGTATAGCCCTTTTTGCAATTACCCTCTGGATATTCTATGAGGCCTATCACCGCTTTAAGCACCCAGAGGTCATTGATAGCGGTATGATGTTTATTGTAGCAGCTGTTGGTTTAACTGCTAATATTGTGTGTGCATATATTCTCATGAGTGGGGGCAGTGAACATGGACATAGTTTGAACATTAAGTCGGTAATTATGCATTTACTTGGAGATACTATTTCTTCTGTAGGTGTGATAGCAGGGGCCGTTATTATCCATTATACCGACTGGTATATTGTCGACCCTCTCATCAGTGTTCTCTTATGTATACTTATTCTTGTCTGGGCCTATAAATTAATTATGGAATCTGTCGATATACTGCTGGAGGCAACTCCGAAAGATATTGATATAGACAAGGTGGTTGCAAGTCTTAAACAGATCCCCGGTATTGACAGCGTACATGATATGCACGTCTGGACGATAACATCGGGTATGTATTCTATGAGTGCTCATATTGATACAAAAGATATGATGATCAGCGAGACTACAAGGCTTTCGAAAGAGATTAACCATGTTTTAAATGAGAAGTTCAAAATTGGCCATACAGTTATTCAATTTGGCTGCGAGTGCAAGGTCAACAATGAGCGCAATAATCACAACCATAATCATGCATAA
- a CDS encoding AAA family ATPase: MGKIISFINYKGGVGKTTSTYHIGCALALYHNKKVLLIDTDPQANLTFLCAIPEQWEVFKRVHGTIAKLFEFYLKDNLDHFTAGEIIWKSPVRQAAKEAVSNLDLIPSDIELLGIDIDLAAKTKMKNETGFYQEQFHIFRKMVRKIRYEFGMNTPRDIRDAYFYIQQRHVLKGIIDIIKEAYDYILIDCPPNLYLVTQNSLFASDYYLITTIPDHLSTIGISILVNKINDLNNAMVQQQRAVNTARRSVVLKGLLFTMVRKAGPSVIGSYNERMYSLQQEYDDLCFKNYISLGAGYNEAAARALPVFLLKDSNSVRVAEEYKEVTEEFLQKMNGD; encoded by the coding sequence ATGGGGAAAATTATTTCTTTTATTAACTATAAAGGCGGGGTTGGCAAAACAACCAGTACGTATCATATTGGGTGCGCCTTAGCCCTCTACCATAATAAAAAAGTATTGCTGATCGATACAGACCCCCAAGCGAACTTAACCTTTCTCTGTGCAATACCGGAACAATGGGAAGTATTTAAAAGGGTGCACGGAACTATCGCAAAGCTTTTTGAATTCTATTTAAAAGACAACTTAGATCATTTTACTGCCGGGGAAATCATATGGAAATCACCTGTCAGACAGGCTGCAAAAGAAGCAGTGTCAAATCTTGACCTGATTCCGTCTGATATTGAATTGCTGGGCATTGACATTGATCTTGCTGCAAAAACAAAAATGAAAAACGAGACAGGTTTTTATCAGGAGCAGTTTCACATTTTCCGTAAAATGGTCAGGAAGATTAGATATGAATTTGGTATGAACACACCACGCGATATAAGAGACGCTTATTTTTATATTCAGCAGCGCCATGTCCTCAAGGGAATAATTGACATAATAAAAGAGGCCTACGATTACATACTTATTGATTGTCCTCCAAATCTGTATCTTGTAACCCAGAATTCATTATTTGCGAGTGATTATTACCTGATAACGACTATTCCGGATCACCTGTCAACAATTGGAATAAGTATCCTTGTTAATAAAATTAACGACCTGAATAATGCTATGGTACAACAACAGCGTGCTGTAAATACTGCCAGAAGATCTGTTGTTCTCAAGGGGTTGTTATTTACAATGGTTCGTAAAGCAGGTCCAAGTGTTATTGGTAGCTATAACGAAAGAATGTATTCGCTCCAACAAGAGTATGATGATTTGTGCTTCAAAAATTATATCTCATTGGGGGCTGGTTACAATGAAGCTGCTGCACGGGCACTGCCGGTTTTTCTTCTGAAAGACAGCAATTCTGTCCGGGTAGCAGAAGAATATAAAGAGGTAACAGAAGAATTTTTACAAAAAATGAACGGTGATTGA
- a CDS encoding DegT/DnrJ/EryC1/StrS family aminotransferase, translated as MKLLIPSADTPVSFSDVFNGFLFSFSPSLEAFGSVVKSYTNKKYCFFTNSGTTAFYVILRALRRLSGKTEVIIPAYTAPSLIPPIKRAGLKPVLCDISLKTFTIDIPSIAKYINENTLCIMPVHQFGLPVNMEAVMNIAQQRALYVVENAAPSFGTTMNKRPAGTFGDIGFYSFNRGKNLSTFSGGCIITDAEEIARAIETECSWLPDPGFTVRVKNVFKSLVLTLATRPFFYTLFYYPISQWKHGNLHTNFDSFRYTEFQAGIGNALFKHAPRNFNKRYDHGLFLLEMLSGVKGVRLPELIPDAVPVFNQFPVLFDTIRMRENFLRKINTSGIESTVLYSDPVHKIYDLGYDTSKDPFPNATYFSRRLLLIPTHPMMDIEKLSTVVTIIKTGLEELTNGLIFPSQL; from the coding sequence ATGAAATTATTAATCCCATCAGCTGATACGCCGGTTTCTTTTTCTGATGTTTTCAATGGTTTTTTATTTTCTTTTAGTCCATCACTTGAAGCCTTTGGGTCAGTTGTAAAGTCTTATACAAATAAAAAGTATTGTTTTTTTACCAACTCAGGTACCACTGCTTTTTATGTTATCCTGAGAGCGTTAAGAAGACTTTCGGGAAAAACAGAAGTAATCATTCCTGCGTATACTGCCCCTTCTTTAATCCCACCGATAAAAAGGGCTGGATTAAAACCTGTTTTATGTGATATTTCTCTCAAGACCTTTACGATAGATATTCCATCCATTGCTAAATACATAAACGAAAACACCCTGTGTATTATGCCGGTACATCAGTTTGGATTACCTGTGAATATGGAAGCTGTTATGAATATTGCACAACAAAGGGCGTTATACGTGGTTGAGAATGCAGCCCCTTCATTCGGCACAACAATGAATAAACGTCCCGCAGGCACTTTTGGTGATATAGGTTTTTACAGCTTTAACAGAGGTAAAAACCTTTCTACATTTTCGGGTGGATGTATCATTACTGATGCAGAGGAGATTGCCAGAGCAATCGAAACAGAATGCTCCTGGCTGCCGGATCCGGGGTTTACCGTAAGGGTAAAAAACGTATTCAAATCACTTGTGTTAACCCTTGCGACACGTCCGTTCTTCTATACCTTATTTTATTACCCAATTTCTCAATGGAAACATGGCAATCTGCATACAAACTTTGACAGTTTCAGGTATACAGAATTCCAGGCAGGCATTGGGAACGCATTATTTAAACATGCCCCTAGAAATTTTAACAAGCGATATGATCATGGTCTGTTTTTATTAGAGATGCTTAGTGGGGTAAAAGGAGTCAGGTTACCGGAATTAATTCCGGATGCTGTACCTGTATTCAATCAATTTCCTGTCTTATTCGATACAATACGCATGAGAGAAAATTTTTTAAGGAAAATTAATACATCGGGTATTGAAAGTACGGTTCTTTATTCTGACCCGGTTCATAAAATCTATGACTTGGGATACGATACCAGCAAAGATCCTTTCCCGAATGCTACTTATTTTTCCCGAAGATTGTTATTGATTCCCACTCACCCCATGATGGATATCGAAAAATTATCTACTGTTGTTACTATTATAAAAACAGGCTTGGAAGAACTTACGAATGGGCTGATTTTTCCGTCTCAGTTATAA